A region of Vitis vinifera cultivar Pinot Noir 40024 chromosome 13, ASM3070453v1 DNA encodes the following proteins:
- the LOC132254848 gene encoding uncharacterized protein LOC132254848 has translation MLLLIHSVSVLLLSQSIGNPWLKIWTYPLELKLNTTIKTTGFIAGKVFDLQLGRTWMDFDFPMDTDVTATTPTADENQKQSSDTDAGQEAGQSEADAEAEAGMIDGETDAEVDLDAVG, from the exons ATGCTCTTACTAATCCACAGCGTGTCCGTACTCCTGTTGTCTCAGAGTATTGGAAACCCTTGGCTGAAGAT ATGGACTTATCCGCTGGAATTGAAGCTGAATACCACCATAAAAACAACCGG GTTTATTGCTGGAAAGGTCTTCGATTTGCAGCTCGGCAGGACTTGGATGGACTTCGATTTTCCAATGGACACTGATGTCACAGCCACAACTCCAACAGCAGATGAAAATCAGAAGCAAAGCTCTGACACCGATGCGGGTCAGGAGGCAGGGCAGTCAGAAGCAGATGCTGAAGCAGAGGCTGGAATGATAGATGGGGAGACAGATGCAGAGGTTGATTTAGATGCAGTTGGCTGA
- the LOC100260835 gene encoding putative disease resistance RPP13-like protein 1, which produces MDGAQSTAGKFIIDWQPICFFFTSFFSLCIFPSKFRPTMEVVGELLLSAAFQVLFDKLASSDFLTFARQEHIHSQLKKWETQLFNIREVLNDAEDKQIASSSVKLWLADLRILAYDMEDILDEFNTEMLRRKLAVQPQAAAASSKVWSLIPTCCTSFAPSHVTFNVSMGSKIKDITSRLEDISTRKAQLGLEKVAGTTTTTWKRTPTTSLFNEPQVHGRDDDKNKIVDLLLSDESAVVPIVGMGGLGKTTLTRLAYNDDAVVKHFSPRAWVCVSVESDVEKITKAILSDISPQSSDFNNFNRLQVELSQSLAGKRFLLVLDDVWNMNYEDWNNLRSPFRGGAKGSKVIVTTRDRGVALIMQPSDNYHHSLEPLSDDDCWSIFVQHAFENRDIQEHPNLKSIGKKIVEKCRGLPLAAKVLGGILRSKQRDNEWEHILNSKIWTLPDTECGIIPALRLSYHHLPAQLKRCFVYCATFPQDYEFRETELVLLWMAEGLIQPLEGNKQMEDLGGEYFRELVSRSFFQQSGNGGSRFVMHDLISDLAQSVAGELCCNLEDKLKHDKNHTILQDTRHVSYNRCYFGIFKKFEALEEVEKLRTFIVLPIYHGWGYLTSKVFSCLFPKLRYLRVLSLSGYSIKELPNSVRDLKHLRYLNLSRTAIERLPESISELYNLQSLILCQCQYLAMLPKSIGNLVDLRHLDITYTMSLKKMPPHLGNLVNLQTLSKFIVEKNNSSSSIKELKKLPNIRGTLSILGLHNVADAQDAMDVDLKGKHNIKDLTMEWGNDFDDTRNEQNEMQVLELLQPHKNLEKLTISFYGGGIFPSWMRNPSFSLMVQLCLEGCRNCTLLPSLGQLSSLKNLRIEGMSGIKNIDVEFYGQNVESFQSLESLTFSDMPEWEEWRSPSFIDEERLFPRLRKLTMTQCPKLAGKLPSSLSSLVKLEIVECSKLIPPLPKVLSLHELKLKACNEEVLGRIAADFNSLAALEIGDCKEVRWLRLEKLGGLKRLKVRGCDGLVSLEEPALPCSLEYLEIEGCENIEKLPNELQSLRSATELVIGKCPKLMNILEKGWPPMLRKLRVYGCEGIKALPGDWMMMRMDGDNTNSSCVLERVQIMRCPSLLFFPKGELPTSLKQLIIEDCENVKSLPEGIMGNCNLEQLNICGCSSLTSFPSGELPSTLKHLVISNCGNLELLPDHMPNLTYLEIKGCKGLKHHHLQNLTSLECLYIIGCPIIESLPEGGLGFAPNLRDVDITDCENLKTPLSEWGLNWLLSLKKLTIAPESGIHGLPASPDPHFP; this is translated from the exons ATGGATGGGGCCCAAAGTACAGCTGGAAAATTCATAATTGATTGGCAACCGATCTGTTTCTTCTTCACTTCCTTCTTCTCTCTCTGCATTTTCCCTTCAAAGTTCAGACCAACCATGGAGGTTGTTGGAGAGCTTCTTCTTTCTGCCGCCTTTCAAGTGCTGTTTGATAAGTTGGCCTCCTCTGATTTCCTCACCTTTGCCCGCCAAGAACACATTCATTCTCAACTCAAAAAGTGGGAGACCCAACTCTTCAATATTCGTGAAGTGCTCAACGACGCCGAGGATAAGCAGATTGCAAGTTCCTCTGTCAAACTCTGGCTTGCTGACCTCAGGATCTTGGCCTATGACATGGAGGACATCCTCGACGAGTTCAACACCGAAATGCTGCGACGCAAGCTGGCAGTGCAACCTCAGGCCGCCGCCGCCAGCAGCAAGGTATGGAGTCTCATCCCTACTTGCTGTACTAGTTTCGCTCCCAGTCATGTTACTTTTAATGTTAGCATGGGGTCCAAGATCAAGGATATCACCAGCCGCTTGGAAGATATTTCCACTCGCAAAGCCCAACTGGGTTTGGAAAAGGTTGCAGGAACAACAACTACTACTTGGAAAAGAACACCCACCACATCTTTGTTTAATGAACCACAAGTTCATGGCAGAGACGATGACAAAAACAAGATCGTAGATTTGCTGCTCAGCGATGAATCTGCTGTTGTCCCCATCGTTGGTATGGGCGGGTTGGGTAAAACCACATTAACCAGACTTGCGTATAACGATGATGCGGTGGTGAAGCATTTTAGTCCAAGAGCATGGGTTTGTGTGTCTGTTGAGTCTGATGTGGAGAAAATAACAAAGGCTATTCTCAGCGACATCTCTCCCCAGAGCAGCGATTTCAACAATTTCAATCGACTCCAAGTTGAATTAAGCCAATCATTAGCTGGAAAAAGGTTTTTGCTTGTCCTGGATGATGTTTGGAACATGAACTATGAAGATTGGAATAACTTGCGATCCCCTTTCAGGGGAGGGGCTAAAGGAAGTAAAGTCATAGTAACCACACGTGATCGAGGAGTGGCATTAATAATGCAACCATCTGATAACTACCACCACTCTCTTGAGCCTTTATCAGACGATGACTGCTGGTCAATATTTGTACAACATGCATTTGAAAACAGAGACATCCAAGAACATccgaatttaaaatcaataggCAAGAAGATTGTTGAAAAGTGCCGTGGTTTGCCGTTAGCAGCAAAGGTGCTTGGTGGTATCTTACGCTCCAAACAGCGAGACAATGAATGGGAGCATATATTGAATAGCAAAATTTGGACCTTACCAGATACTGAATGTGGCATCATTCCTGCATTACGGTTGAGTTATCATCATCTTCCAGCGCAACTAAAAAGATGCTTTGTTTATTGCGCAACATTTCCTCAAGACTACGAATTTAGGGAAACTGAGCTAGTTTTGTTATGGATGGCAGAGGGATTAATTCAACCATTGGAAGGAAATAAGCAAATGGAAGATTTAGGTGGTGAGTACTTTCGTGAATTGGTGTCGAGGTCATTTTTCCAACAGTCTGGAAATGGTGGATCACGATTCGTCATGCACGACCTCATTAGTGATCTTGCTCAATCAGTTGCTGGAGAACTATGTTGCAATTTGGAGGATAAGTTGAAGCATGATAAGAACCATACCATTTTACAAGACACTCGCCATGTGTCATACAATCGTTGTTATTTTGggatctttaaaaaatttgaagctCTCGAGGAAGTGGAGAAGTTACGAACATTTATAGTGTTACCAATTTATCATGGATGGGGTTACTTAACTAGTAAGGTGTTTAGTTGCTTGTTCCCCAAACTAAGATATTTAAGAGTGCTATCTTTGAGTGGGTATTCTATAAAAGAGTTACCAAACTCAGTCCGAGATTTAAAGCATTTACGATATCTTAATTTGTCCAGAACTGCAATTGAAAGGTTACCAGAATCGATAAGTGAGCTCTACAATTTACAATCCTTAATATTGTGTCAATGTCAATATCTTGCAATGTTACCTAAGAGCATCGGGAATTTGGTTGATCTTCGACATTTGGATATTACCTATACAATGAGCTTAAAAAAGATGCCTCCGCACTTAGGTAACTTGGTAAATTTGCAAACACTATCAAAGTTTATCGtggagaaaaataatagctCATCAAGtataaaagaattgaagaagTTGCCGAACATTAGAGGGACACTTTCCATTTTAGGGTTGCATAATGTGGCGGATGCTCAAGATGCAATGGATGTGGATTTGAAGGGGAAGCATAACATTAAAGATTTAACAATGGAATGGGGCAATGATTTTGATGATACTCGCAATGAACAGAATGAAATGCAAGTTTTGGAGTTGCTTCAACCCCATAAAAATCTGGAAAAACTCACCATCTCATTTTATGGTGGAGGAATATTCCCAAGTTGGATGAGGAACCCTTCATTCTCACTGATGGTGCAGTTGTGTCTCGAAGGTTGCAGAAACTGCACACTGTTACCATCTCTTGGGCAATTGTCCTCGCTCAAAAACTTGCGCATTGAAGGAATGAgtggaataaaaaatatagatgttGAATTTTACGGGCAGAATGTGGAGTCTTTTCAATCGTTGGAGTCTCTAACCTTTTCGGATATGCCAGAGTGGGAAGAATGGCGTTCTCCCAGTTTCATTGATGAAGAGAGATTATTTCCTCGCCTCCGTAAGCTTACGATGACGCAATGTCCAAAATTGGCTGGGAAGTTACCCAGTTCGTTAAGTTCCCTCGTAAAGCTAGAGATAGTGGAATGTTCGAAGTTGATTCCTCCGCTTCCAAAAGTTTTATCTCtccatgaattaaaattaaaagcatGTAACGAAGAAGTGTTGGGCAGAATTGCAGCTGATTTCAACTCCCTTGCAGCGTTGGAAATTGGAGATTGCAAAGAGGTGAGATGGTTGAGATTAGAAAAGCTCGGCGGGCTGAAGCGTTTAAAGGTGCGTGGATGTGATGGACTCGTATCCTTGGAGGAGCCAGCTCTACCATGCAGTCTTGAATATCTGGAAATAGAAGGGTGTGAAAATATTGAGAAGCTGCCAAATGAATTGCAAAGTCTCAGGTCAGCAACTGAGTTAGTAATCGGAAAGTGTCCGAAGCTTATGAACATTCTGGAGAAAGGGTGGCCGCCCATGCTAAGGAAACTTAGAGTGTATGGTTGTGAGGGTATCAAGGCACTACCAGGTGATTggatgatgatgaggatggATGGTGACAACACCAACTCCTCATGTGTCCTTGAAAGAGTGCAAATTATGAGGTGTCCATCTCTCCTTTTCTTTCCAAAAGGTGAATTACCCACCTCACTTAAACAACTGATAATTGAAGATTGTGAAAATGTCAAGTCCCTACCGGAGGGTATTATGGGCAATTGCAATCTCGAGCAGTTAAATATCTGCGGATGTTCATCTCTGACGTCATTTCCAAGTGGTGAGTTACCCTCCACCCTTAAGCACCTCGTCATTTCGAATTGTGGGAATCTGGAATTGCTGCCGGATCACATGCCCAACCTCACATATCTTGAAATTAAGGGATGTAAGGGTCTCAAACATCATCACTTGCAAAACCTCACTTCTCTTGAATGCCTGTATATAATTGGATGTCCGATTATAGAGTCATTACCGGAAGGGGGTTTGGGTTTCGCCCCCAACTTGAGAGATGTTGACATTACCGATTGTGAGAATCTGAAGACGCCTCTGTCAGAGTGGGGACTCAATTGGCTCCTCTCTCTCAAAAAACTCACCATTGCTCCAG AATCTGGAATCCATGGCCTCCCTGCCTCTCCCGACCCTCATTTCCCTTGA